Part of the Candidatus Margulisiibacteriota bacterium genome, AATAATATTTTTAAACTTGAGATACTAGAAAACTTTGACAATGTTGAAAACAAAGAAGTACTGCAAATTCTTCAAGAAAGAAGAGATAGTCTAAAAAATATACTTACTGTTTTTTTTCGTAAACAAAATCCCAACACTTTCCAACAAAGTGGTTTACTAAAACCTATCACTCAAAAGGATATAGCAGAAATTACAGGACTCACACAATCCACAGTCAGTCGCTTAGTAAACAGTAAATATGTTTTGCTCAATGAAAAAGTATATTTACTTAAAACCCTTTTTCAAAGAAAGGTAAACCATTCTAATTATTCAGCTCTCTTTATAAAAAAATACATTGCTAAACACATCGCAGAAACAGACCTTGCCATCACAAAAGAACTACAAAAAATAGGAGTAAAGTTATCTCGAAGAACTGTTAATTATTATAGAAACAAATTTTTCTAAGGGAAACCCGATAACTGTATTGATATCTCCAGAGACACTTTCTATCATATAATTGAAAACTTCTTCCTCCTGTATACCATAAGCCCCCGCTTTATCCAGTGGCCCAATGGGTGGCAACAACTGTAAATACTTGTGTATTATTTCTTCTGGTATTTTTTGGTATTCTTTGAACTTAACAATTGCCTCGTCTGTAATTATCTTTTTTATATTTTTCTTACTATTAAAATAACAAACAGAAGTTACCACCAATTGCTCTCGACCAAAATGGTATCTAAGCATTTTGTCTGCCTCAACTAAATTTTTTGGTTTCCCTAATATTGTTGCTGTCTCTGGATAAAAAACAATTGTATCCGCAGTTATTATTGTGTCCATTTTTGGTTTTTCGCTGTTTAAAAACTGTTTCATCTTTTTTGCTGCTAAAAAAGAGGGAATCTCCAAAAGATTCAACCCTTCTGATATTTTTTCGTCAAAATCAAAGTCCACAACTTCAACCTCGCGAAAAATTTTACTTAAGATATCTTTCCTCCGTGGTGAACGAGACACAAGCTGGATACTTTCTTGTAACAATAAAAATTTCTCCAACACAAAACTCCAATCTCTTTATATTTAGTCTCATTTATTTTACAATCTATATTGTAGCATCTTAGAAATCATGAAAATAAGGAAGTTTTTTTGGAAAAAGAAAATAATTTTTTATATGAAGTTATCCACGACATAAAAAGTCCGCTTGGAGCTATTATGGGGTTATCAGAAATCTTTCTTAAGCTTCTTTCTGATGACCTTCGACCCAACCAAAAAGATGTTGTTAGCAAAATCCATAAACACGCCAAATTCACCTTACATCTCGTTGAAGACCTGCTGGATCTAGAAAAAATGAATAGAGGGGAATTTACAATCACAAAGACGCCTATAAATATAAGACCTTTTATAGAAAACATTGTTCAATGTCACCAAGTACATGCAGGTCAAAAGAGTATGCTAATTTTCCATAATATACATAAAAATATGATAATTCCTGCTGATGACTTACGGTTACAACAAGTCTTAAACAATTTAATTAACAATGCCATTAAGTTCTCACCCAAGGGCTCTATTGTTAATATTGTAACTGATGACCATCAAGGATATTTCTATATCAAAATAATTGATACTGGGGTAGGCATTTCGCCAGACAAACTACAAAACATCTTTAAACCTTTTGCCAACATCGGAAGCATTCCCACAGCTAACGAAAAAGGTAGCGGAATCGGTTTAAGTATTGTCAAAAAACTTATGGAACTACATGGTGGCAATATTCACGTTGAAAGCGAGAAAGACAAAGGAAGCACCTTTGTAGTACAATTACCCTTAGAATGACTTTAAGTATTTTAGGTTCAGTAGCTTTTGACACACTATACACACCAGAAGGAACAAGAGAAAAAATTCCCGGTGGTTCGGCCTTCTATTCATCCATTGCTGCTAGTTATTTCACAAAACCATACCTTATTAGCAAAGTTGGCGGAGATTATCCTGATGCTTATTTCACAATTCTGCATGATCACAAAATTAACACAGAAAATATCCAGATTGATAAAAACCAAAAAACTTTTCACTGGATTGGCAGTTATTTAAAAAACATTAATGTTGCAGAAACGATTGAAACAAATGTTGGTGTGCTTGCTAATTTTATTCCTGAACTTAATTCTGAGGCTAAGGCAGCCAACATCTGCTTCTGTGCTAACAATGACCCAATTTCTCAACGCCTAGCACTAGAACAAAGCAAGGCAACAATAAAAGCGTTAGACACAATGAATCTTTGGATAAATATCATGAAAAGTGAGCTTGAAAGCACATTAACTCTAATAGACATTCTCTTCATCAATGATACTGAAATTAAAATGTTGACTAACGAATATACTTTAATTGGTGCAGTTAAAAAAATACAAAAACTATACCCCAAAATATCTTATATTGTGTTAAAAAAAGGTGAGTACAGCTCATCTATTTATGGAAAACTAGAAAATGAAATATTTACTTCAGGAGCATTTCCTTTAGAGCTCGTTAAAGACCCTACTGGAGCAGGTGATTCTTTTGCAGGTGGGTTTCTTGGCTATCTAGAAGATAAGGCAATGTCCTGGCAAGCGCTTAAAGAAGCTTTATTATTTGGAACAGCCACAGCATCTTTTACGGTTGAAGAATTTGGACCCGATGCATTATTGAATACATCAAAAACTAAGATAAACCAAAGATATTTGGACTTAAAAAACCAATTGTCCATTTAATTTTGTATCTTTTTTTTATGTATTAGTGTATTCTTGTTTAGTTTTACTGCTTAAATATAACTAGCGAAAAGAGAAATAATTATGACAGAAATTAATAAATTTGAGCTTCTTGGGCTCTCCCAGAAAGCTTTAAAGGCTATCAAACAAAAAGGTTTTGAAGAGCCATCAGCAATTCAAGAACTTACTATTCCAGTTATGCTTCGTAATGACACAAATATTATTGCTCAAGCACAAACGGGGACAGGAAAAACAGCAGCCTTTGGACTACCGCTTATCGACTTAATCGATGAAAGAAAAACAGAAGTCCAAGCGCTAATTCTAACACCAACCAGAGAACTCGCAATTCAAGTAGCTGAAGAAATCAACTCTTTAAAGGGAACTGCTGACTTAAGGATTATCCCTATCTATGGAGGTCAATCTATAGACGAACAACTTAGAAGACTAAAAAGAGGCGTTCATATCGTTGTTGGTACGCCTGGTAGAATCATTGACCATATTGGAAGAAAAACACTAAAACTTGCTAACATTGACCACTTAATCATTGATGAGGCTGATGAAATGCTAAATATGGGCTTTATTGAAGACCTAGAAGAGATCATGAAGCATACTAATGCTAACAAAAGAACGTTGCTGTTCTCTGCTACTATGCCAATGAGAATTAGAGATTTAGCTAAAAAATATATGGCTGGTCACGAGTTTATTTCTGTTAAACACCAACAACTAACCACTAACCTAACTGAACAAATCTATTATGAAGTGCGTGGCTCTGAAAAATTTGAAGCACTAACTAGAATTATTGATATTGAAGAAGATTTTTATGGTCTTATTTTTTGCAGAACTAAGAATGATGTTGATGATGTTACAGCAAGACTTCTCGACCGTGGATATGATGCGGATGCGATTCATGGTGATATCTCTCAATCGCAAAGAGAAAAGACTCTTGGTAAATTTAAAAAGAAAAAAATTAACGTACTAGTTGCAACCGACGTCGCCGCTAGAGGAATAGACGTAAATAATCTTTCTCATGTTATTAACTATTCGCTACCCCAAGACCCTGAATCTTATGTGCATAGAATTGGCCGTACGGGAAGAGCAGGCAATCAAGGAACAGCGATTACCTTTATTACTCCAAGCGAATATAGTCAGTTAATGTTTATTCAACGGATTGCCAAAACAGACATAAAAAAATCAACTGTTCCAAACGTAAAAGATATAATAAAAAATAAAAAGAAAAAGATTTCTGAAGAGTTAGCAAGTTTAAAAACTAAAACGATTGATAGTCTTTATAAAGATTGGGCTGAAAAACTCCTAGAAGAAAATGAGCCAGCAGAG contains:
- a CDS encoding Maf family protein, whose translation is MEKFLLLQESIQLVSRSPRRKDILSKIFREVEVVDFDFDEKISEGLNLLEIPSFLAAKKMKQFLNSEKPKMDTIITADTIVFYPETATILGKPKNLVEADKMLRYHFGREQLVVTSVCYFNSKKNIKKIITDEAIVKFKEYQKIPEEIIHKYLQLLPPIGPLDKAGAYGIQEEEVFNYMIESVSGDINTVIGFPLEKFVSIIINSSSR
- a CDS encoding HAMP domain-containing sensor histidine kinase gives rise to the protein MEKENNFLYEVIHDIKSPLGAIMGLSEIFLKLLSDDLRPNQKDVVSKIHKHAKFTLHLVEDLLDLEKMNRGEFTITKTPINIRPFIENIVQCHQVHAGQKSMLIFHNIHKNMIIPADDLRLQQVLNNLINNAIKFSPKGSIVNIVTDDHQGYFYIKIIDTGVGISPDKLQNIFKPFANIGSIPTANEKGSGIGLSIVKKLMELHGGNIHVESEKDKGSTFVVQLPLE
- a CDS encoding PfkB family carbohydrate kinase, with product MTLSILGSVAFDTLYTPEGTREKIPGGSAFYSSIAASYFTKPYLISKVGGDYPDAYFTILHDHKINTENIQIDKNQKTFHWIGSYLKNINVAETIETNVGVLANFIPELNSEAKAANICFCANNDPISQRLALEQSKATIKALDTMNLWINIMKSELESTLTLIDILFINDTEIKMLTNEYTLIGAVKKIQKLYPKISYIVLKKGEYSSSIYGKLENEIFTSGAFPLELVKDPTGAGDSFAGGFLGYLEDKAMSWQALKEALLFGTATASFTVEEFGPDALLNTSKTKINQRYLDLKNQLSI
- a CDS encoding DEAD/DEAH box helicase; the encoded protein is MTEINKFELLGLSQKALKAIKQKGFEEPSAIQELTIPVMLRNDTNIIAQAQTGTGKTAAFGLPLIDLIDERKTEVQALILTPTRELAIQVAEEINSLKGTADLRIIPIYGGQSIDEQLRRLKRGVHIVVGTPGRIIDHIGRKTLKLANIDHLIIDEADEMLNMGFIEDLEEIMKHTNANKRTLLFSATMPMRIRDLAKKYMAGHEFISVKHQQLTTNLTEQIYYEVRGSEKFEALTRIIDIEEDFYGLIFCRTKNDVDDVTARLLDRGYDADAIHGDISQSQREKTLGKFKKKKINVLVATDVAARGIDVNNLSHVINYSLPQDPESYVHRIGRTGRAGNQGTAITFITPSEYSQLMFIQRIAKTDIKKSTVPNVKDIIKNKKKKISEELASLKTKTIDSLYKDWAEKLLEENEPAEMLAQLLYHSFNKDLDPAVYSNIQASSDRNAKISMDGKARLFVAMGKKDRATKDKLINFIVENTRINPATIDQVDVYENFSFITVGYNEAETILRFFKKTSGRNKPLVVKAKEKP